One window from the genome of Deltaproteobacteria bacterium encodes:
- a CDS encoding YggS family pyridoxal phosphate-dependent enzyme — MPDDVAARAAALRAAVADVARRAGRDPAAIRIIGVTKTFPPAAVRAALAADIRDIGENYVQEASAKRRAAGGAGTWHLIGGLQRNKVRAAVATFDWVQTVDSAPLAGALDAEATRAGRRLAVLIQVNVAGETQKRGVAPAAVEALAEHVLSLAALRLEGLMTIPPLADAQASRPHFQALRAVRDRVAPRLGVELPHLSMGMSDDFAVAVEEGATMLRLGRALFGPRGRGTWREGS, encoded by the coding sequence TTGCCGGATGACGTGGCGGCCCGCGCGGCCGCGCTGCGGGCGGCGGTAGCGGACGTTGCCCGGCGGGCGGGCCGCGACCCCGCCGCCATCCGCATCATCGGCGTCACGAAGACCTTTCCGCCGGCCGCCGTCCGCGCCGCGCTCGCCGCCGACATCCGCGACATCGGCGAGAACTACGTGCAGGAGGCGAGCGCCAAGCGGCGCGCGGCGGGCGGCGCCGGGACGTGGCACCTGATCGGCGGCCTGCAGCGCAACAAGGTCCGGGCCGCCGTCGCGACCTTCGACTGGGTCCAGACGGTCGACTCCGCGCCCCTGGCCGGAGCGCTCGACGCGGAAGCCACCCGGGCCGGCCGCCGGCTGGCAGTCCTGATCCAGGTGAACGTGGCAGGCGAGACGCAGAAACGGGGCGTTGCCCCCGCCGCGGTCGAGGCCCTCGCCGAGCACGTCCTCTCCCTCGCGGCCCTCCGGCTCGAGGGCCTCATGACGATCCCGCCGCTCGCCGACGCCCAGGCGTCGCGACCCCATTTCCAGGCCCTGCGGGCGGTGCGCGACCGCGTCGCACCCCGCCTCGGGGTTGAACTACCCCACCTATCCATGGGAATGAGTGATGATTTTGCGGTGGCTGTCGAGGAGGGTGCGACCATGCTCCGGCTCGGGCGCGCACTCTTTGGACCCCGCGGCCGGGGGACATGGCGGGAGGGCTCATGA
- a CDS encoding septum formation inhibitor Maf, producing the protein MRRVQLVLASASPRRRELLGWLGIDFVVVSADVDERPRPGESAAQLVRRLAAAKASAGAARRRAAWVLGADTVVEIDGDILGKPVDRADAAAMLGRLGGREHRVVTGFVLLDPGGAVQADESVISRVRFRPLRPAVIATYVESGEPLDKAGGYAIQGRGAALVASIEGSFTNVIGLPLPEVARALAEAGLLAG; encoded by the coding sequence ATCCGGCGCGTGCAGCTCGTGCTCGCCTCCGCGTCGCCCCGCCGCCGCGAGCTGCTCGGCTGGCTCGGCATCGACTTCGTGGTTGTCTCTGCCGACGTCGACGAGCGCCCGCGGCCGGGCGAGTCCGCGGCGCAGCTCGTCCGGCGGCTCGCCGCCGCCAAGGCGTCCGCCGGCGCCGCGCGGCGGCGGGCGGCGTGGGTGCTGGGCGCCGACACCGTGGTCGAGATCGACGGCGACATCCTCGGCAAGCCCGTGGACCGCGCCGATGCGGCCGCGATGCTCGGCCGCCTCGGCGGGCGCGAGCATCGCGTCGTCACGGGCTTCGTGCTGCTCGATCCGGGAGGGGCCGTGCAGGCCGACGAGAGCGTGATCTCGCGCGTGCGCTTCCGACCGCTCCGCCCCGCCGTGATCGCGACGTACGTGGAGAGCGGCGAGCCGCTCGACAAGGCGGGCGGCTATGCGATCCAGGGGCGCGGTGCGGCGCTCGTCGCGAGCATCGAAGGCTCGTTCACCAACGTGATCGGGCTCCCGCTGCCGGAGGTCGCGCGCGCGCTCGCGGAGGCCGGGCTCCTTGCCGGATGA
- a CDS encoding tetratricopeptide repeat protein, producing MLAPAEAAEHRGRIGAVHGLAEDVAVDLDHGVGAQHPRRPPPRGAGGRLGGGEPPDELRRGLARPRALVDVGRDNHEVDAEPAEQLAAAGRRGGEHELHAPDGRGRVARCQVVGPRGAWYHGRVGRGVWGALLVLAACLARPAPLAPGAREGVRGPRGEPLASGLAALVAGDGAEAAHLFADAARRYPPLADYALYFEARAAMSVGRGDDARDLLARLLADHPDSVWKSRAALLAGALARTAGDLDGARAWLGTARAGLPAGSDRWAWATVALAEIADRRGDHEPALDLARAVRRGRPHGLADRRARRLTERIREAHPDVFGGAEAEAGEAEMRLGEGDLAGARAVAAAVLDSAPTAPIRARALWVRAQAEHALGRAAEAEATCLAVTEAASEPLAPRALAAAARWRWNADEDEQALRLFHDAVRRFPGSAAAAEALYAIGRIHQEAERYGAAHAAYVELAARYPRAPLAAEARWRAGWVRYLAGDFVGAASWFERLAARSARGPRVAAEYWHARTLERLGREAEARARLVHVADRHPTSYYAAVAEARLGRPASAPAVPPAGQAPFPADVGGAHGERARLLFGLALARFARLELEAEQALAAGPGDRHRLLQAYRAVGAPGAALRLALEMRPHSPGALRGYLYPLGYWTEVRAQAAARRLDPFLVLALVRQESLFDPEAVSPADAHGLMQLMPATARELARAADGPAPDRARLHEPAVNIALGTALLRRLLDRYGGSVVKALAAYNAGEDAVAKWEHRYGNRTEDEFVELVSFRETRDYVKAVLRNYRMYGRIYATTGRADARPYSSAGRAPSASATRAGRPPNAPFDMIAMTSPGRADSTR from the coding sequence ATGCTCGCGCCCGCCGAGGCGGCCGAGCATCGCGGCCGCATCGGCGCGGTCCACGGGCTTGCCGAGGATGTCGCCGTCGATCTCGACCACGGTGTCGGCGCCCAGCACCCACGCCGCCCGCCGCCGCGCGGCGCCGGCGGACGCCTTGGCGGCGGCGAGCCGCCGGACGAGCTGCGCCGCGGACTCGCCCGGCCGCGGGCGCTCGTCGACGTCGGCAGAGACAACCACGAAGTCGATGCCGAGCCAGCCGAGCAGCTCGCGGCGGCGGGGCGACGCGGAGGCGAGCACGAGCTGCACGCGCCGGATGGTCGCGGCCGGGTGGCGCGCTGTCAAGTTGTCGGGCCGCGAGGTGCGTGGTACCACGGCCGCGTGGGGCGCGGCGTCTGGGGTGCGCTGCTCGTGCTCGCCGCCTGCCTCGCCCGGCCAGCACCCCTCGCGCCGGGGGCCCGTGAGGGCGTGCGGGGGCCGCGCGGCGAGCCGCTCGCGTCGGGCCTCGCCGCGCTCGTGGCAGGGGACGGCGCCGAGGCGGCGCACCTCTTCGCCGACGCCGCGCGCCGCTATCCGCCGCTCGCCGACTACGCGCTCTACTTCGAGGCGCGTGCGGCGATGTCGGTGGGCCGGGGCGACGATGCCCGCGACCTCCTGGCCCGCCTGCTCGCCGACCACCCCGACAGCGTGTGGAAGAGCCGTGCGGCGCTGCTCGCCGGCGCGCTCGCACGCACGGCGGGCGACCTGGACGGTGCGCGGGCCTGGCTCGGTACGGCGCGCGCCGGGCTGCCGGCGGGAAGCGACCGCTGGGCGTGGGCGACGGTGGCGCTCGCCGAGATCGCGGACCGGCGGGGCGATCACGAACCGGCGCTCGACCTCGCGCGTGCGGTGCGGCGCGGTCGCCCGCACGGCCTCGCCGACCGGCGCGCGCGTCGCCTGACCGAGCGTATCCGGGAAGCGCACCCGGATGTCTTCGGGGGCGCTGAAGCGGAAGCGGGCGAGGCGGAGATGCGGCTCGGCGAGGGCGACCTCGCCGGCGCGCGGGCGGTGGCGGCGGCCGTGCTCGACTCGGCTCCGACGGCGCCGATCCGCGCGCGGGCCCTCTGGGTCCGGGCGCAGGCCGAGCACGCGCTCGGCCGCGCCGCGGAGGCCGAGGCCACGTGCCTCGCCGTCACCGAGGCGGCGAGCGAGCCGCTGGCGCCCCGCGCGCTGGCGGCCGCCGCGCGCTGGCGGTGGAACGCGGACGAGGACGAGCAGGCGCTGCGGCTCTTCCACGACGCCGTGCGTCGCTTTCCCGGCAGCGCCGCAGCAGCCGAGGCGCTCTACGCGATCGGCCGCATTCATCAGGAGGCGGAACGCTACGGCGCAGCGCACGCGGCCTACGTCGAGCTCGCCGCCCGCTATCCGCGCGCGCCGCTCGCCGCCGAGGCCCGCTGGCGGGCGGGATGGGTGCGCTACCTGGCCGGTGACTTCGTGGGCGCCGCGAGCTGGTTCGAGCGGCTCGCCGCGCGCAGCGCCCGCGGCCCGCGCGTCGCCGCCGAGTACTGGCACGCCCGCACCCTCGAGCGGCTCGGGCGGGAAGCCGAGGCGCGGGCCCGGCTCGTGCACGTCGCCGATCGGCATCCGACGTCGTACTACGCGGCGGTCGCCGAGGCCCGTCTCGGGCGCCCGGCATCCGCGCCGGCGGTGCCCCCCGCCGGTCAGGCGCCCTTCCCCGCCGATGTGGGCGGGGCGCACGGCGAGCGCGCCCGCCTGCTCTTCGGGCTGGCCCTGGCCCGCTTCGCGCGCCTCGAGCTCGAGGCGGAGCAGGCGCTTGCGGCCGGACCCGGCGACCGCCACCGGCTGCTCCAGGCCTACCGCGCGGTCGGAGCCCCCGGCGCGGCGCTCAGGCTCGCCCTGGAGATGCGACCGCACTCGCCGGGCGCGCTGCGCGGCTATCTCTACCCGCTCGGCTACTGGACCGAGGTCCGCGCCCAAGCCGCCGCGCGTCGCCTCGACCCGTTCCTGGTGCTCGCGCTCGTCCGGCAGGAGAGCCTCTTCGACCCCGAGGCGGTGTCGCCGGCCGATGCCCACGGGCTGATGCAGCTCATGCCCGCGACCGCCCGCGAGCTGGCGCGGGCCGCCGACGGGCCGGCGCCCGATCGCGCGCGGCTGCACGAGCCCGCGGTCAACATCGCGCTCGGTACGGCCCTCCTGCGCCGCCTGCTCGACCGCTACGGCGGCTCCGTCGTGAAGGCGCTGGCCGCCTACAACGCCGGCGAAGACGCGGTCGCCAAATGGGAGCACCGATACGGCAACCGGACGGAGGACGAGTTCGTCGAGCTGGTGAGCTTCCGCGAGACGCGGGACTACGTGAAGGCGGTGCTACGCAACTACCGCATGTACGGACGGATATATGCCACCACCGGCCGCGCTGACGCGCGGCCTTACTCCTCCGCGGGCCGCGCGCCCAGCGCCTCGGCCACCAGGGCGGGCAGGCCCCCGAACGCGCCGTTCGACATGATCGCGATGACGTCGCCGGGCCGCGCCGACTCGACCAGATAA
- a CDS encoding UDP-N-acetylmuramate--L-alanine ligase: protein MRVHLIAACGVGMSGLAALLRAAGHEVTGSDEHVYPPASMLLADLGIPVAPGYDPARLDGVDLVVCGNAVRRTNPEAEAAEARGLRVVSFPQALAELFLIGRTPLVVAGTHGKTTSAAMLAWVLARTGRAPGFLVGGLARDLGASAALGSGPWFVVEGDEYDSAYFDKEAKFLHYRPELLLLTAIEFDHADIYRDVEHVKGAFRKLLALLPAGAPVVACGDFPHVHDVTRDVHARIVRFGLGEANPWRVTDLRDDGMTRFTVRQDWRRVAEVALRVPGEINARNALGVLLLAAEVGVGWEEAAAALADFQGVQRRQEVVGEARGVVVIDDFAHHPTAVAGTVAALRLRYPGRRLRAVFEPRSNTSRRRVFQEDFCRALAAADEAVLAEPFTKASDPIPAEERLDPEQIVDELVRRGVSARLMPGVPAIRDYLVESARPGDVIAIMSNGAFGGLPALVAEALGARPAEE, encoded by the coding sequence GTGAGAGTTCACCTGATCGCTGCCTGCGGCGTCGGCATGAGTGGCCTCGCGGCGCTGCTCCGCGCGGCCGGGCACGAGGTGACCGGCTCGGACGAGCACGTCTACCCCCCGGCCAGCATGCTCCTCGCCGACCTCGGCATCCCCGTCGCGCCCGGCTACGACCCGGCGCGGCTCGACGGCGTCGACCTCGTGGTGTGCGGCAATGCGGTGCGACGCACGAACCCCGAGGCGGAGGCGGCCGAGGCGCGCGGGCTGCGCGTGGTCTCCTTCCCGCAGGCGCTCGCCGAGCTGTTCTTGATCGGCCGGACGCCGCTCGTGGTCGCCGGCACGCACGGCAAGACGACCTCGGCGGCCATGCTCGCCTGGGTGCTCGCCCGGACCGGGCGCGCGCCGGGCTTCCTCGTCGGAGGGCTGGCGCGCGACCTTGGGGCGAGCGCCGCCCTCGGGAGCGGGCCGTGGTTCGTCGTCGAGGGCGATGAATACGATTCCGCCTACTTCGACAAGGAGGCGAAGTTCCTGCACTATCGACCGGAGCTGCTCCTCCTCACGGCGATCGAGTTCGACCACGCGGACATCTACCGCGACGTCGAGCACGTGAAGGGCGCGTTCCGGAAGCTGCTCGCGCTGCTGCCGGCCGGCGCGCCGGTGGTTGCGTGCGGGGATTTCCCGCACGTGCACGATGTCACCCGCGACGTCCACGCGCGCATCGTGCGCTTCGGCCTCGGGGAGGCGAACCCGTGGCGGGTGACGGATCTGCGGGACGACGGCATGACGCGGTTCACGGTGCGCCAGGACTGGCGCCGGGTCGCGGAGGTGGCGCTCCGCGTACCGGGCGAGATCAACGCGCGCAACGCGCTCGGCGTCCTGCTGCTGGCGGCCGAGGTGGGGGTCGGTTGGGAGGAAGCGGCCGCGGCGCTCGCCGACTTCCAGGGGGTGCAGCGCCGGCAGGAGGTCGTCGGCGAAGCGCGCGGCGTCGTGGTGATCGACGACTTCGCGCATCACCCGACGGCGGTGGCCGGCACGGTCGCCGCCCTGAGACTGCGCTACCCGGGGCGGCGCTTGCGGGCGGTGTTCGAGCCGCGCTCGAACACGAGCCGCCGGCGCGTCTTCCAGGAGGACTTCTGCCGGGCGCTGGCGGCGGCCGACGAGGCGGTGCTGGCCGAGCCGTTCACCAAGGCGAGCGACCCGATCCCCGCCGAGGAGCGGCTGGATCCGGAGCAGATCGTCGACGAGCTCGTGCGCCGCGGCGTCTCCGCCCGCCTGATGCCCGGCGTTCCCGCGATCCGCGATTATCTGGTCGAGTCGGCGCGGCCCGGCGACGTCATCGCGATCATGTCGAACGGCGCGTTCGGGGGCCTGCCCGCCCTGGTGGCCGAGGCGCTGGGCGCGCGGCCCGCGGAGGAGTAA
- a CDS encoding serine hydrolase: protein MPCRSGCACPSIPSAAGSPRSSRPSSDVDFAAADGLLRHAVETGAFPGAVILVSRAGQVVHHAAFGSRRLDPRPDPMQPDTVFDLSSLTKPLATATAFMLLVQDRKVQLDDRVTRFFPNFGVHGKTYVTFRHLLAHCSGLAAWRPYFREIARRDREGRLNFLASQGAKEFVYEKIHREPAEYETGTQSLYSDLGFMLLGQLIELVTRGPLDRFCRERIFRPLGLRATGFVDLTELRARQLTPVTERIAATERCPWRLKVLCGEVHDDNAYAMGGVAGHAGLFASAPDIDALVCRLRACWRGEDSFVASGLVREFWTRRATVPGSTWALGWDTPTPEASSAGRHISGRAVGHLGFTGTSLWIDLERDAHVILLTNRVHPRRDNDAIKALRPAVHDAVLEALDA, encoded by the coding sequence ATGCCCTGCCGCTCGGGGTGCGCGTGTCCCTCGATACCGAGCGCGGCCGGCTCACCGCGCTCGAGCCGGCCGTCGTCTGACGTGGACTTCGCTGCGGCCGACGGCCTGCTCCGCCATGCGGTCGAGACGGGCGCGTTCCCCGGTGCCGTGATCCTCGTCTCGCGCGCCGGACAGGTCGTCCACCACGCGGCGTTCGGCTCCCGCCGGCTCGACCCCCGGCCCGACCCGATGCAGCCCGATACGGTCTTCGACCTCTCGTCGTTGACCAAGCCGCTGGCGACGGCAACGGCCTTCATGCTGCTGGTGCAGGACCGGAAGGTGCAGCTCGACGATCGTGTGACGCGTTTCTTCCCCAACTTCGGCGTGCACGGGAAGACGTACGTCACGTTCCGCCACCTCCTCGCACACTGCTCCGGTCTCGCAGCCTGGCGGCCGTACTTCCGGGAGATCGCGCGCCGCGACCGCGAGGGGCGCCTCAACTTCCTCGCCAGCCAGGGCGCCAAGGAATTCGTCTACGAGAAGATCCACCGCGAGCCGGCCGAGTACGAGACGGGCACGCAGAGCCTCTACAGCGATCTCGGCTTCATGCTGCTCGGCCAGCTGATCGAGCTCGTCACGCGCGGGCCGCTCGACCGCTTCTGCCGCGAGCGCATCTTCCGGCCGCTCGGGCTGCGCGCGACGGGCTTCGTCGATCTGACCGAGCTGCGCGCTCGGCAGCTCACGCCGGTGACCGAGCGGATCGCCGCCACCGAGCGCTGCCCGTGGCGGCTGAAGGTGCTGTGCGGCGAAGTCCATGACGACAACGCCTACGCGATGGGCGGCGTGGCGGGCCACGCCGGGCTGTTCGCGAGCGCCCCCGACATCGACGCGCTCGTCTGCCGGCTGCGGGCCTGTTGGCGCGGCGAGGACAGCTTCGTGGCATCCGGGCTCGTCCGCGAGTTCTGGACGCGCCGCGCGACCGTCCCCGGGTCCACCTGGGCGCTCGGCTGGGACACCCCGACGCCGGAAGCCTCGAGCGCCGGCCGCCACATCTCGGGGCGGGCCGTCGGCCACCTCGGCTTCACCGGCACCTCGCTCTGGATCGACCTCGAGCGGGACGCCCACGTGATCCTGCTCACCAACCGCGTCCATCCCCGGCGGGACAACGACGCGATCAAGGCTCTGCGGCCGGCCGTCCACGACGCGGTGCTGGAGGCGCTCGACGCGTGA
- a CDS encoding LD-carboxypeptidase: MQSVAIAKPRRLRPGDVVGVIAPSGVVDEARLEAGVRVLEGWGLRVMLGDSVRARQAYLAGADEARRADLQRMIDDADIRAIFCARGGYGSQRLLPLLDFAALARRPKAIVGYSDATALLNAAVGAGAVAVHGPMVADDLASGVTSRSAERLWAVLSDPAYVWEDEVPETVRPGRAAGRLIGGCLSVLAATLGTPHAPDTAGAILFLEDVHEFPYRVDRLLTQLRQAGKLERLAGLVFGTMAACRGVAGVHPLDVVRGFFTDAPYPVGVGLPAGHDPGPAERENHALPLGVRVSLDTERGRLTALEPAVV, encoded by the coding sequence TTGCAGTCCGTGGCGATCGCGAAGCCTCGCAGGCTCCGGCCCGGCGACGTGGTGGGTGTGATCGCTCCCTCGGGAGTGGTCGATGAGGCGCGGCTCGAGGCGGGTGTCCGGGTGCTCGAAGGCTGGGGGCTGCGGGTCATGCTCGGCGACTCGGTGCGCGCCCGCCAGGCGTATCTGGCAGGTGCCGACGAGGCCCGCCGCGCCGACCTGCAGCGCATGATCGACGATGCGGACATTCGAGCCATCTTCTGCGCGCGCGGGGGGTACGGGAGCCAGCGCCTCCTGCCACTGCTCGACTTCGCGGCGCTGGCGCGCCGGCCGAAGGCGATCGTCGGCTACAGTGACGCGACCGCGCTGCTCAACGCCGCGGTCGGCGCGGGGGCGGTCGCCGTACATGGCCCGATGGTCGCCGACGACCTGGCGAGCGGCGTGACGTCGCGCTCCGCCGAGCGCCTCTGGGCGGTGCTGTCGGACCCGGCGTACGTGTGGGAGGACGAGGTGCCCGAGACCGTGCGCCCCGGCCGGGCCGCCGGGCGGCTGATCGGCGGCTGCCTCTCGGTGCTCGCGGCGACGCTCGGCACGCCGCACGCGCCCGACACCGCAGGGGCGATCCTCTTCCTCGAAGACGTCCACGAGTTTCCCTACCGGGTCGACCGCCTCCTCACGCAGCTCAGGCAGGCCGGGAAGCTCGAGCGGCTCGCCGGCCTCGTGTTCGGCACGATGGCCGCCTGCCGCGGGGTGGCGGGAGTGCACCCGCTCGACGTCGTGCGCGGGTTCTTCACCGACGCGCCGTACCCCGTGGGCGTCGGGCTCCCTGCCGGGCACGACCCCGGGCCTGCGGAGCGCGAGAACCATGCCCTGCCGCTCGGGGTGCGCGTGTCCCTCGATACCGAGCGCGGCCGGCTCACCGCGCTCGAGCCGGCCGTCGTCTGA
- a CDS encoding DUF507 family protein, which produces MRPSAAQLQRVAALLAKRLVAADVLTLDVPEEAVQARFAALLARNFEEEAEIEREAAAEAERVVRRGAPGVRREELDLRRVEQLVKQRIAERRGFAL; this is translated from the coding sequence ATGCGGCCGTCTGCGGCGCAGCTCCAGCGGGTGGCCGCGCTCCTGGCGAAGCGGCTCGTCGCCGCCGACGTGCTGACGCTCGACGTGCCCGAGGAGGCGGTGCAGGCCCGCTTCGCGGCGCTCCTCGCGCGCAACTTCGAGGAGGAGGCGGAGATCGAGCGCGAGGCCGCCGCCGAGGCCGAGCGCGTGGTGCGGCGGGGCGCACCCGGGGTCCGGCGCGAGGAGCTCGATCTCCGCCGCGTCGAGCAGCTCGTCAAGCAGCGGATCGCGGAGCGGCGGGGGTTTGCACTGTGA
- a CDS encoding DUF507 family protein, whose translation MTLSEARLSFLSHALLKAVTAERLGRVRSERLFLAEAKRVLAEGFSLDARLDQLARGRMPKRVVPGSREWDVLYRRYYEEERRKLGR comes from the coding sequence GTGACGCTCTCGGAGGCGCGGCTCTCCTTCCTGTCACACGCGCTCCTGAAGGCGGTCACCGCCGAGCGGCTCGGACGCGTGCGGAGCGAGCGGCTCTTCCTCGCCGAGGCCAAACGGGTCCTGGCCGAGGGGTTTTCGCTCGACGCGCGGCTCGACCAGCTGGCGCGTGGCCGGATGCCGAAGCGCGTGGTCCCGGGCAGCCGCGAGTGGGATGTCCTCTACCGCCGTTACTACGAGGAGGAGCGCCGGAAACTCGGCCGCTGA
- a CDS encoding co-chaperone GroES, whose amino-acid sequence MKIRPLQDRVIVKRLEEEVEKTKGGIIIPDTAKEKPQQGKVIAVGKGKVGENGKVTPLDVKAGDTVLFGKYSGSEIKIDGEEHLIMREEDILGVVER is encoded by the coding sequence ATGAAGATCAGGCCACTGCAGGACCGGGTAATCGTGAAGCGCCTCGAGGAGGAGGTCGAGAAGACCAAGGGCGGCATCATCATCCCCGATACGGCCAAGGAAAAGCCGCAGCAGGGGAAGGTCATCGCGGTGGGGAAGGGGAAGGTCGGCGAGAACGGAAAGGTGACCCCGCTCGACGTCAAGGCCGGCGACACCGTGCTGTTCGGCAAGTACTCCGGCTCCGAGATCAAGATCGACGGCGAAGAACATCTGATCATGCGCGAGGAAGACATCCTCGGCGTGGTCGAGCGCTGA